One window from the genome of Marinobacter bohaiensis encodes:
- a CDS encoding DUF294 nucleotidyltransferase-like domain-containing protein, with protein sequence MEVEQIEIRDHIRRFAPFDGLPEDTLNWLAQQVEVAYYRAGSTILTYGQPLSDLYFIRSGAVEVYRRNGELYNRLSEGDLFGQLGLMMNKKTRYPANALEDTLIYLIPDAVFQELWEAGEHFADFFDIEDQGRLRAAVSRQEKSNPLMTSRVRKLITRTPVTAVSSTSIQDAAKVMTDEGVSALVLTHPGARIDQDWKPGDNPMVAGIITDRDLRTRALATGLAYDTPVSEIMSTDLVYIQSDKYVFEAMLTMLRHNVHHLPVLHRHKPVGVVALSDIVKYESQSSLYLVSNIHHQVDVRGLKRLSKDTAATFVRMVNEDANSHMIGSAMAGIGRAITQRLLELAEEKLGPPPVPYCFMAMGSMARDEQLIVTDQDNALVLDDSFIPEQHDDYFKALATFVSDGLDQCGYTYCTGDIMATNEQWRQPLHVWKAYFTDWIENPNAKSLLNSAIFFDLDGVAGETQFAETLKDLIAEKAKNTPKFLAYLAHAALNRKPPLGFFRDFVMENDGKHNNSINLKRRGTAPLSDLIRVHALACGSRAQNTFNRINAIAETQLLADGVANNLRDALELLSITRIRHQALDIEAGRDPDNNIEPENMTRFERRNLKEAFQVISSAQKFLRYRYHASGGGSIN encoded by the coding sequence ATGGAAGTCGAGCAGATTGAAATCAGGGATCATATCCGGCGTTTCGCGCCGTTTGACGGTCTGCCGGAAGACACCCTGAACTGGCTGGCCCAACAGGTGGAAGTGGCCTACTACCGGGCCGGTTCGACCATCCTCACCTACGGCCAGCCCCTGTCCGATCTCTACTTCATCCGCAGCGGCGCGGTGGAAGTCTACCGGCGCAACGGCGAACTCTACAACCGCCTGAGCGAGGGCGACCTGTTCGGCCAGCTGGGTCTGATGATGAACAAGAAGACCCGCTACCCGGCCAATGCGCTCGAAGACACGCTGATCTACCTGATTCCCGACGCCGTCTTCCAGGAACTCTGGGAAGCCGGCGAACACTTCGCGGATTTTTTCGACATCGAGGACCAGGGGCGTCTGCGCGCCGCCGTCTCCCGGCAGGAGAAATCCAACCCGCTGATGACCTCACGGGTGCGCAAACTGATTACCCGTACGCCGGTCACGGCCGTCTCCAGCACGTCCATTCAGGACGCCGCCAAAGTGATGACCGACGAGGGCGTTTCGGCCCTGGTGCTGACTCACCCCGGCGCCCGCATCGACCAGGACTGGAAGCCCGGTGACAACCCGATGGTGGCGGGCATCATCACCGACCGTGACCTGCGCACCCGGGCCCTGGCCACGGGACTGGCCTACGACACGCCGGTCAGCGAGATCATGTCCACCGACCTGGTCTACATCCAGTCCGACAAGTACGTGTTCGAAGCCATGCTCACCATGCTGCGCCATAACGTGCACCACCTGCCGGTACTGCACCGGCACAAACCGGTGGGCGTGGTGGCCCTGTCGGACATCGTCAAGTACGAATCCCAGAGCAGCCTCTACCTGGTCAGCAACATCCACCACCAGGTGGACGTACGCGGCCTCAAGCGCCTGAGCAAGGACACCGCCGCCACCTTCGTGCGCATGGTCAACGAGGACGCCAACTCCCATATGATCGGCAGCGCCATGGCGGGCATCGGCCGGGCCATCACCCAGCGCCTGCTGGAACTGGCGGAAGAGAAACTGGGGCCGCCGCCGGTGCCCTACTGTTTCATGGCGATGGGGTCCATGGCGCGGGACGAGCAGCTGATCGTCACCGACCAGGACAACGCCCTGGTGCTGGACGACAGCTTCATACCGGAGCAGCACGACGACTACTTCAAGGCTCTCGCGACCTTCGTCAGCGACGGTCTGGACCAGTGCGGCTACACCTACTGCACCGGTGACATCATGGCCACCAACGAGCAGTGGCGGCAGCCGCTGCATGTGTGGAAGGCGTACTTCACCGACTGGATCGAGAACCCCAACGCCAAATCCCTGCTCAACAGCGCGATCTTCTTCGACCTGGACGGCGTGGCCGGGGAAACCCAGTTCGCCGAAACGCTCAAGGACCTGATTGCGGAAAAGGCCAAGAACACGCCCAAATTCCTGGCTTACCTGGCGCACGCCGCCCTCAACCGCAAACCGCCGCTGGGTTTCTTCCGGGATTTCGTGATGGAGAACGACGGCAAGCACAACAACTCCATCAACCTCAAACGCCGCGGCACGGCGCCGCTGTCCGACCTGATCCGGGTGCATGCCCTGGCCTGCGGCTCCCGCGCCCAGAATACCTTCAACCGCATCAACGCCATCGCCGAAACCCAACTGCTGGCCGACGGCGTGGCCAACAACCTGCGCGACGCGCTGGAGCTGCTCTCGATCACCCGTATCCGCCATCAGGCCCTGGATATCGAGGCCGGCCGCGATCCGGACAACAACATTGAACCGGAAAACATGACCCGATTCGAACGACGCAACCTCAAGGAGGCGTTCCAGGTCATCAGCAGCGCCCAGAAATTCCTGCGCTACCGCTATCACGCCAGCGGCGGCGGCAGCATCAACTAG
- a CDS encoding pseudouridine synthase produces MTHPSNVINPLDLVYQDDALLAVHKPAGLLVHRSPIDRHETEFALQYARALNGGRHVYPVHRLDRPTSGLLLFARDPDIARTLGEQLMSHRVRKTYLAIVRGWPAERGRIDHPLKEEPDDRRLKGQIQVVREAETVFRRLATAELPYEVEGYPTSRYALVELQPLTGRRHQLRRHMKYISHPIIGDANHGRGRHNRFFASHFGQARLFLAALSLAFEHPLSGAALTLSAPPENSFREVAEALGWGAELAAYDRPDPCFQ; encoded by the coding sequence TTGACTCACCCTTCCAATGTCATCAATCCCCTGGACCTGGTCTACCAGGACGACGCCCTGCTGGCGGTGCATAAACCGGCCGGCCTGCTGGTTCACCGCAGCCCGATCGACCGGCACGAGACCGAATTTGCCCTGCAGTACGCCCGCGCCCTGAACGGCGGGCGCCACGTCTATCCGGTGCACCGCCTGGACCGGCCCACCTCCGGCCTGCTGCTGTTCGCCCGGGATCCGGACATTGCCCGGACCCTGGGGGAACAGCTGATGTCGCACCGGGTGCGCAAGACCTATCTGGCGATCGTGCGGGGCTGGCCGGCGGAGCGGGGACGCATCGACCACCCGCTGAAGGAGGAACCGGACGACCGTCGGCTCAAGGGCCAGATCCAGGTCGTGCGCGAGGCCGAGACCGTCTTCCGCCGCCTGGCCACGGCGGAGCTGCCCTATGAGGTGGAAGGTTATCCCACCAGCCGCTATGCCCTCGTCGAGCTGCAGCCGCTGACCGGCCGGCGACATCAGCTGCGCCGCCACATGAAGTACATCAGCCATCCGATCATCGGTGACGCCAATCACGGTCGGGGCCGTCATAACCGCTTTTTCGCCAGCCACTTCGGCCAGGCTCGGTTGTTTCTGGCGGCGCTGAGCCTGGCCTTCGAACATCCGCTCAGCGGCGCGGCCCTGACCCTGTCGGCGCCGCCGGAGAACAGCTTCCGGGAGGTGGCCGAAGCACTGGGTTGGGGCGCTGAACTGGCCGCATACGACCGTCCAGATCCCTGTTTCCAGTGA
- a CDS encoding metallophosphoesterase family protein, with translation MPSDQERQPHAPLPAGLDSEVLAGPILRRVKADRLACWLVSVRPLSLRLELYGDDAPAPFLAQDVSAEACRVIPVGERAFIHCIDVALDAAIPLDTLIGYDLRIDDGASAGQGIADWAPHLLYPGQSRPAFVLRRQLGQLLHGSCRRPHHTSGDGMARADSWLAERATDAAARPSLLLLTGDQIYADDVAGPMLRTIHGVMDQLGLYGETLAESRIRDSKELRSDRDTYYGREHLLPETHYNEALTERFFGGVRKPVFSTANARNHTVTLAEVLAMYLLAWSPQPWRLERLPEPDLDDDTRATYRAEQAQIDAFERQVGQAARLMAQVPTYMIFDDHDVTDDWNLSALWEETVYGHPFSRRIVGNALVAYLLCQGWGNTPERLHDLLDSAGDLFGGVEGGLLPRQRQDEFITRLLRFEGWEYVVDTQPKVIVLDTRTRRWRSEVRRRKPSGLMDWEALTEFQQAILHEPAAVIVSPTPVFGVKLIEGIQALFTWFGKPLLVDAENWMAHRGAASVILNILGHARTPQNFVILSGDVHYSFVYDVHLRRRRGGPDIWQITSSGIKNEFPDRLLSLLDRLNRWLYAPWSPLNWFTKRRRMRVSPWYPENRDAGERLWNAAGMGFVQLDRQGRPTRIAQLNASGSETDFRREAPVRREAESSGDARRSVHGGGR, from the coding sequence TTGCCGTCCGACCAAGAGCGCCAACCCCACGCCCCCCTGCCGGCCGGGCTCGACAGCGAGGTACTGGCCGGCCCCATCCTGCGCCGGGTGAAGGCGGATCGTCTCGCCTGTTGGCTGGTGTCGGTCCGTCCCCTGTCCTTGCGGCTTGAGCTGTACGGCGACGATGCCCCGGCGCCATTCCTGGCGCAGGACGTGTCGGCCGAGGCCTGTCGGGTGATTCCCGTCGGCGAGCGCGCGTTCATCCACTGCATCGACGTGGCGCTGGACGCGGCGATACCGCTCGACACGCTGATCGGCTACGACCTGCGGATCGACGACGGGGCCAGCGCCGGGCAGGGCATCGCCGACTGGGCGCCACACCTGCTGTATCCGGGCCAGTCGCGCCCGGCGTTCGTGTTGCGCCGGCAACTGGGACAGCTTCTGCACGGTTCCTGTCGGCGACCTCATCACACCTCCGGGGACGGCATGGCGCGGGCCGATAGTTGGCTGGCGGAGCGTGCGACCGATGCGGCGGCACGGCCATCGCTGCTGTTGCTGACCGGTGACCAGATCTACGCCGACGATGTGGCTGGCCCGATGCTGCGGACCATCCACGGGGTCATGGATCAGTTGGGACTCTACGGCGAGACCCTGGCGGAATCCCGCATCCGCGACAGCAAAGAACTGCGCTCGGACCGCGATACCTATTACGGCCGTGAGCATCTGCTGCCGGAAACCCACTACAACGAAGCGCTTACCGAGCGTTTCTTCGGCGGCGTGCGCAAACCGGTGTTTTCCACCGCCAACGCCCGCAACCACACCGTTACCCTGGCGGAAGTGCTGGCGATGTACCTGCTGGCCTGGTCGCCCCAGCCCTGGCGTCTGGAACGCCTGCCGGAACCGGATCTGGACGACGACACCCGCGCCACCTACCGTGCCGAGCAGGCGCAGATCGATGCTTTCGAACGCCAGGTGGGCCAGGCTGCCCGACTGATGGCTCAGGTGCCCACCTACATGATCTTCGACGATCACGACGTCACCGACGACTGGAACCTGTCGGCGCTGTGGGAAGAGACGGTCTACGGTCATCCGTTTTCACGCCGGATTGTCGGCAATGCGCTGGTGGCCTACCTGCTGTGCCAGGGCTGGGGCAACACGCCGGAGCGGTTGCACGATCTGCTGGACAGCGCGGGGGACCTGTTCGGGGGCGTCGAGGGCGGCCTGTTGCCACGCCAGCGCCAGGATGAGTTCATCACCCGGCTGTTACGCTTCGAGGGTTGGGAATACGTCGTGGACACGCAGCCCAAGGTGATCGTGCTGGACACCCGCACCCGGCGCTGGCGCAGTGAAGTGCGCCGGCGCAAGCCATCGGGGCTGATGGACTGGGAGGCGCTGACCGAGTTCCAGCAGGCGATTCTGCACGAGCCGGCGGCGGTGATCGTGTCGCCGACACCGGTGTTCGGGGTCAAGCTGATCGAGGGTATCCAGGCGCTGTTCACCTGGTTCGGCAAGCCGTTGCTGGTGGATGCGGAGAACTGGATGGCCCACCGCGGGGCGGCCAGCGTCATCCTCAACATCCTGGGGCATGCGCGCACGCCGCAGAACTTCGTGATCCTCTCCGGCGATGTGCACTACTCGTTTGTCTACGACGTGCACCTGCGCCGCCGACGAGGCGGGCCGGACATCTGGCAGATCACCAGCAGCGGTATCAAGAACGAGTTTCCCGACCGCCTGCTCAGTCTGCTGGACCGGCTCAATCGCTGGCTCTACGCGCCCTGGTCGCCGCTGAACTGGTTCACCAAACGCCGGCGCATGCGGGTGTCGCCCTGGTATCCGGAGAATCGGGACGCTGGTGAGCGGCTCTGGAATGCGGCGGGGATGGGGTTTGTGCAGCTGGATCGCCAGGGGCGCCCGACGCGCATCGCCCAGTTGAACGCCAGCGGCTCGGAAACCGACTTCCGGCGCGAGGCGCCCGTCCGGCGGGAAGCCGAAAGCAGCGGGGACGCTAGACGCTCAGTTCACGGTGGCGGGCGTTGA
- a CDS encoding 3'-5' exonuclease, whose amino-acid sequence MNQRTAMVEQPATPDWPARMQILAETAQSPALRDYYEHGAPSGDTPMSEVPMVALDFETTGLDADTHSIVSIGLVPFTSERIRCREARHWVVRPVLPLHRESVTYHGITHSEIREAPDLREVLDDLLASLAGRIVVVHFRNIERSFLDRALRWRLEEGIEFPVIDTMELEARWHRQKKPGLWDRLRGRKPASIRLADSRTRYGLPYYAPHHALTDALATAELLQAQLQHHFSPNTPLRDLWH is encoded by the coding sequence ATGAATCAGCGCACCGCCATGGTGGAACAACCGGCCACACCGGACTGGCCGGCCCGCATGCAGATACTGGCCGAGACGGCCCAGTCACCTGCCCTGCGCGACTATTACGAACACGGGGCGCCGTCCGGAGACACGCCGATGAGCGAGGTGCCCATGGTGGCGCTGGATTTCGAGACCACCGGACTGGACGCCGACACGCACTCGATTGTCAGCATCGGGCTGGTGCCCTTCACCAGCGAGCGCATCCGCTGCCGTGAAGCCCGCCACTGGGTCGTGCGGCCGGTGTTGCCCCTGCACCGGGAATCGGTGACCTACCACGGCATCACCCACTCCGAAATCCGCGAGGCACCGGACCTGCGGGAAGTCCTCGACGACCTGCTGGCGTCCCTGGCCGGGCGCATCGTGGTGGTTCACTTTCGCAACATCGAACGCAGCTTCCTGGACCGGGCCCTGCGCTGGCGGCTGGAGGAAGGCATCGAATTTCCGGTGATCGACACCATGGAGCTGGAGGCGCGCTGGCACCGGCAAAAGAAGCCGGGGCTGTGGGACCGGCTGCGCGGACGCAAACCGGCTTCCATTCGCCTGGCCGACAGCCGCACCCGCTACGGTCTGCCCTACTACGCGCCCCATCACGCCCTGACCGATGCCCTGGCCACGGCGGAACTGCTGCAGGCCCAGTTGCAGCACCATTTCTCCCCGAACACCCCGCTGCGGGATCTCTGGCACTGA